A stretch of Microtus pennsylvanicus isolate mMicPen1 chromosome 5, mMicPen1.hap1, whole genome shotgun sequence DNA encodes these proteins:
- the Sdhaf2 gene encoding succinate dehydrogenase assembly factor 2, mitochondrial isoform X1, with amino-acid sequence MAVVTLIPTLARVLSKQSLLSPLFSVTSFRRFYRGDSPTDSQKDMIEIPLPPWQERTDESIETKRARLLYESRKRGMLENCILLSLFAKEYLHNMTEKQLNLYDRLINEPSNDWDIYYWATGHRHNEDWLSQGNAQMGKLGCGFLGHSEATPPPHALCGTLTAQHS; translated from the exons ATGGCGGTGGTCACCTTGATCCCGACGCTGGCGCGG GTGCTGTCAAAGCAGAGCCTGCTGTCTCCTTTGTTCAGTGTGACATCATTCAGACGATTCTACAGAGGTGACAGCCCAACAGATTCTCAAAAAGACATGATTGAAATCCCTTTGCCtccatggcaggagagaactgatgaATCCATAGAAACCAAAAGAGCCCGCCTGCTCTATGAGAGCAGAAAGAGGGGGATGCTGGAGAACTGCATTCTTCTTAG cCTCTTTGCTAAAGAATATCTGCACAACATGACAGAGAAACAGCTGAACCTCTATGATCGCCTGATTAACGAGCCTAGCAATGACTGGGATATTTACTACTGGGCCACAG GCCACAGACATAATGAAGATTGGCTTTCTCAGGGTAATGCTCAGATGGGGAAGCTAGGGTGTGGTTTTCTGGGACACTCAGaagccacccctcccccccatgcTCTCTGTGGTACCCTCACTgcacagcacagctga
- the Cpsf7 gene encoding cleavage and polyadenylation specificity factor subunit 7 isoform X3, with product MGLPPPPIPPPPPLSSSFGVPPPPPGIHYQHLMPPPPRLPPHLAVPPPGAIPPALHLNPAFFPPPNATVGPPPDTYMKASTPYNHHGSRDSGPPPSTVSEAEFEEIMKRNRAISSSAISKAVSGASAGDYSDAIETLLTAIAVIKQSRVANDERCRVLISSLKDCLHGIEAKSYSVGASGSSSRKRHRSRERSPSRSRESSRRHRDLLHNEDRHDDYFQERNREHERHRDRERDRHH from the exons ATGggtctgcccccacccccaattccacccccaccacctctcTCCTCAAGCTTTGgtgtccctcctcctcctcctggtaTCCACTACCAGCATCTCATGCCTCCCCCTCCTCGATTACCTCCTCATCTGGCTGTACCTCCCCCTGGGGCCATTCCACCAGCCCTTCACCTCAATCCAGCCTTCTTCCCCCCACCAAATGCTACAGTGGGGCCTCCACCAGATACTTACATGAAGGCCTCTACACCCTATAACCACCATGGCAG CCGAGATTCAGGCCCTCCACCCTCTACAGTGAGTGAAGCTGaatttgaagaaataatgaaGCGAAACAGAGCAATTTCCAGCAGTGCCATTTCCAAAGCAGTGTCTGGAGCCAGTGCAG GGGATTACAGTGATGCCATTGAGACACTACTCACAGCCATTGCAGTTATCAAACAGTCCCGAGTCGCCAATGATGAGCGTTGCCGTGTCCTCATCTCCTCTCTTAAAGACTGTCTTCATGGCATAGAGGCCAAGTCGTACAGTGTGGGTGCCAGTGGAAGCTCTTCCAG GAAAAGGCATCGGTCCAGGGAGAGGTCACCCAGCCGGTCCCGGGAGAGCAGCAGGCGGCACCGAGACTTGCTTCATAATGAAGACCGGCATGATGATTATTTCCAAGAGAGGAACCGGGAGCATGAGAGACACCGGGATAGAGAACGGGACCGGCACCACTGA
- the Cpsf7 gene encoding cleavage and polyadenylation specificity factor subunit 7 isoform X1, with amino-acid sequence MSEGVDLIDIYADEEFNQDSEFNNTDQIDLYDDVLTATSQPSDDRSSSTEPPPPVRQEPTPKPNNKTPAILYTYSGLRSRRAAVYVGSFSWWTTDQQLIQVIRSIGVYDVVELKFAENRANGQSKGYAEVVVASENSVHKLLELLPGKVLNGEKVDVRPATRQNLSQFEAQARKRECVRVPRGGIPPRAHSRDSSDSADGRATPSENLVPSSARVDKPPSVLPYFNRPPSALPLMGLPPPPIPPPPPLSSSFGVPPPPPGIHYQHLMPPPPRLPPHLAVPPPGAIPPALHLNPAFFPPPNATVGPPPDTYMKASTPYNHHGSRDSGPPPSTVSEAEFEEIMKRNRAISSSAISKAVSGASAGDYSDAIETLLTAIAVIKQSRVANDERCRVLISSLKDCLHGIEAKSYSVGASGSSSRKRHRSRERSPSRSRESSRRHRDLLHNEDRHDDYFQERNREHERHRDRERDRHH; translated from the exons ATGTCAGAAGGAGTGGACTTGATTGATATATACGCTGATGAAGAGTTCAACCAG GACTCGGAGTTCAACAATACAGATCAGATTGACCTGTATGATGATGTGTTGACGGCTACCTCACAGCCTTCAGATGACAGAAGCAGTAGCACTGAACCACCCCCTCCTGTTCGCCAGGAGCCAActcccaaaccaaacaacaagacCCCTGCAATCCTGTATACATATAGTGGCCTGCGGAGTAGACGAGCAGCTGTCTATGTAGGCAGCTTCTCCTGG TGGACTACAGACCAGCAGCTGATCCAGGTTATTCGCTCTATAGGAGTCTATGATGTGGTGGAATTGAAATTTGCAGAGAACCGTGCAAATGGCCAGTCTAAAGG GTATGCTGAGGTGGTGGTAGCCTCTGAAAATTCTGTCCACAAATTGCTGGAACTCTTGCCAGGAAAAGTACTTAATGGAGAAAAAGTGGATGTGAGGCCGGCCACCCGGCAGAACTTATCACAGTTTGAGGCGCAGGCTCGGAAACGTGAGTGCGTCCGAGTCCCAAGAGGGG GAATACCTCCACGGGCCCACTCCAGAGATTCTAGTGATTCCGCTGATGGACGGGCAACTCCATCTGAGAACCTTGTACCCTCATCTGCTCGTGTGGATAAGCCCCCCAGCGTGTTGCCCTACTTTAACCGTCCTCCTTCAGCCCTTCCCCTGATGggtctgcccccacccccaattccacccccaccacctctcTCCTCAAGCTTTGgtgtccctcctcctcctcctggtaTCCACTACCAGCATCTCATGCCTCCCCCTCCTCGATTACCTCCTCATCTGGCTGTACCTCCCCCTGGGGCCATTCCACCAGCCCTTCACCTCAATCCAGCCTTCTTCCCCCCACCAAATGCTACAGTGGGGCCTCCACCAGATACTTACATGAAGGCCTCTACACCCTATAACCACCATGGCAG CCGAGATTCAGGCCCTCCACCCTCTACAGTGAGTGAAGCTGaatttgaagaaataatgaaGCGAAACAGAGCAATTTCCAGCAGTGCCATTTCCAAAGCAGTGTCTGGAGCCAGTGCAG GGGATTACAGTGATGCCATTGAGACACTACTCACAGCCATTGCAGTTATCAAACAGTCCCGAGTCGCCAATGATGAGCGTTGCCGTGTCCTCATCTCCTCTCTTAAAGACTGTCTTCATGGCATAGAGGCCAAGTCGTACAGTGTGGGTGCCAGTGGAAGCTCTTCCAG GAAAAGGCATCGGTCCAGGGAGAGGTCACCCAGCCGGTCCCGGGAGAGCAGCAGGCGGCACCGAGACTTGCTTCATAATGAAGACCGGCATGATGATTATTTCCAAGAGAGGAACCGGGAGCATGAGAGACACCGGGATAGAGAACGGGACCGGCACCACTGA
- the Cpsf7 gene encoding cleavage and polyadenylation specificity factor subunit 7 isoform X2, with protein MSEGVDLIDIYADEEFNQDSEFNNTDQIDLYDDVLTATSQPSDDRSSSTEPPPPVRQEPTPKPNNKTPAILYTYSGLRSRRAAVYVGSFSWWTTDQQLIQVIRSIGVYDVVELKFAENRANGQSKGYAEVVVASENSVHKLLELLPGKVLNGEKVDVRPATRQNLSQFEAQARKRIPPRAHSRDSSDSADGRATPSENLVPSSARVDKPPSVLPYFNRPPSALPLMGLPPPPIPPPPPLSSSFGVPPPPPGIHYQHLMPPPPRLPPHLAVPPPGAIPPALHLNPAFFPPPNATVGPPPDTYMKASTPYNHHGSRDSGPPPSTVSEAEFEEIMKRNRAISSSAISKAVSGASAGDYSDAIETLLTAIAVIKQSRVANDERCRVLISSLKDCLHGIEAKSYSVGASGSSSRKRHRSRERSPSRSRESSRRHRDLLHNEDRHDDYFQERNREHERHRDRERDRHH; from the exons ATGTCAGAAGGAGTGGACTTGATTGATATATACGCTGATGAAGAGTTCAACCAG GACTCGGAGTTCAACAATACAGATCAGATTGACCTGTATGATGATGTGTTGACGGCTACCTCACAGCCTTCAGATGACAGAAGCAGTAGCACTGAACCACCCCCTCCTGTTCGCCAGGAGCCAActcccaaaccaaacaacaagacCCCTGCAATCCTGTATACATATAGTGGCCTGCGGAGTAGACGAGCAGCTGTCTATGTAGGCAGCTTCTCCTGG TGGACTACAGACCAGCAGCTGATCCAGGTTATTCGCTCTATAGGAGTCTATGATGTGGTGGAATTGAAATTTGCAGAGAACCGTGCAAATGGCCAGTCTAAAGG GTATGCTGAGGTGGTGGTAGCCTCTGAAAATTCTGTCCACAAATTGCTGGAACTCTTGCCAGGAAAAGTACTTAATGGAGAAAAAGTGGATGTGAGGCCGGCCACCCGGCAGAACTTATCACAGTTTGAGGCGCAGGCTCGGAAAC GAATACCTCCACGGGCCCACTCCAGAGATTCTAGTGATTCCGCTGATGGACGGGCAACTCCATCTGAGAACCTTGTACCCTCATCTGCTCGTGTGGATAAGCCCCCCAGCGTGTTGCCCTACTTTAACCGTCCTCCTTCAGCCCTTCCCCTGATGggtctgcccccacccccaattccacccccaccacctctcTCCTCAAGCTTTGgtgtccctcctcctcctcctggtaTCCACTACCAGCATCTCATGCCTCCCCCTCCTCGATTACCTCCTCATCTGGCTGTACCTCCCCCTGGGGCCATTCCACCAGCCCTTCACCTCAATCCAGCCTTCTTCCCCCCACCAAATGCTACAGTGGGGCCTCCACCAGATACTTACATGAAGGCCTCTACACCCTATAACCACCATGGCAG CCGAGATTCAGGCCCTCCACCCTCTACAGTGAGTGAAGCTGaatttgaagaaataatgaaGCGAAACAGAGCAATTTCCAGCAGTGCCATTTCCAAAGCAGTGTCTGGAGCCAGTGCAG GGGATTACAGTGATGCCATTGAGACACTACTCACAGCCATTGCAGTTATCAAACAGTCCCGAGTCGCCAATGATGAGCGTTGCCGTGTCCTCATCTCCTCTCTTAAAGACTGTCTTCATGGCATAGAGGCCAAGTCGTACAGTGTGGGTGCCAGTGGAAGCTCTTCCAG GAAAAGGCATCGGTCCAGGGAGAGGTCACCCAGCCGGTCCCGGGAGAGCAGCAGGCGGCACCGAGACTTGCTTCATAATGAAGACCGGCATGATGATTATTTCCAAGAGAGGAACCGGGAGCATGAGAGACACCGGGATAGAGAACGGGACCGGCACCACTGA